One genomic region from Candida albicans SC5314 chromosome 6, complete sequence encodes:
- the SNF4 gene encoding AMP-activated serine/threonine-protein kinase regulatory subunit (Transcription factor; ortholog of S. cerevisiae Snf4; caspofungin repressed; transposon mutation affects filamentation) has protein sequence MTDIAPPSAATPNDYILSLSPEQIEHDQKIGIKAIRLFLQSKTSYDVLPVSYRLIVLDTSLLVKKSLNILLQNNIVSAPLWNNQTSRFAGLLTSSDFINVIQYYLQFPEKFELVDQLTLGGLREIEKAIGVDQIETASIHPFKSLYEACVKMLESKARRIPLIDEDEKTKREIVVSVLTQYRILKFVALNCKETKMLLKPLKNLSGLGDVKKLSTCTMDTPVIEVIHLLTENSVSSIPIVDGQGKLINVYEAVDILALVKGGMYTDLDLSVGDALLRRSEEFEGVHTCTLNDRLSTIMDTIRKSRLHRLFVVDDEGKLVSVITLSDILNYILFGED, from the coding sequence ATGACTGACATAGCACCACCATCAGCAGCTACTCCTAACGATTATATATTGAGTTTGTCGCCtgaacaaattgaacaTGACCAAAAAATTGGGATCAAGGCTATTCGATTATTTTTACAAAGCAAAACATCTTACGATGTCTTACCTGTGAGTTATAGATTAATTGTTTTGGATACTTCATTGTTAGTGAAAAAGtcattaaatattttattacaaaataatataGTTTCAGCACCGTTATGGAATAACCAAACATCCAGATTCGCTGGATTGTTAACATCATCGGATTTTATCAATGTAATACAATACTATTTACAATTCCCAGAAAAGTTTGAACTAGTTGATCAACTAACATTGGGTGGATTaagagaaattgaaaaagccATAGGTGTAGATCAAATCGAAACAGCATCAATACATCCATTCAAGTCATTATATGAAGCATGTGTCAAGATGTTGGAATCAAAAGCTAGAAGAATCCCATTAATTGACGAGGACGAGAAAACTAAACGTGAAATTGTCGTTAGTGTGTTAACTCAATAcagaattttgaaatttgtgGCTTTGAATTGTAAAGAAACGAAAATGTTATTGAAACCCCTCAAGAATTTGAGTGGGTTGGGTGATGTGAAAAAGTTGTCTACATGTACTATGGACACACCTGTCATAGAAGtcattcatttattaacTGAGAATTCTGTCTCTTCAATACCAATAGTTGACGGACAAGgaaaattgatcaatgtGTATGAAGCAGTGGATATATTGGCATTAGTTAAAGGCGGAATGTACACAGACTTGGATTTATCTGTTGGAGATGCTTTGTTGAGAAGGCTGGAGGAGTTTGAAGGTGTACACACCTGTACTTTGAATGATAGATTGAGTACCATTATGGACACCATAAGAAAAAGTAGATTGCATcgtttatttgttgttgatgatgaagggAAACTTGTTAGTGTTATCACATTAAGTGATATCTTGAACTACATATTATTTGGAGAAGATTAG